The Nitrospira tepida genome includes a window with the following:
- a CDS encoding flagellar basal body P-ring protein FlgI, with translation MKATSRRRAWHGSLVLSLLLAVLAEPASAVRIKDVGSIEGVRENQLIGYGLVVGLDRTGDQVIGGQFTVQAMMSMLNKMGINLVIDPIQLLTRNIASVMVTAKLPPFAKPGMAIDAVVSSMANAKSLQGGTLLLTPLKAPNQQVYAVAQGPISIGGFLGGVGGPGGSTVVKNHQAAGVVPSGALIEKEVVVDLDAWDSVSVLLRHADFTTAIRVAEAIDGVFGPGTATPVNAGLVRAAVPADYRGRVAHYIAALEGQDVVVDTPAKVVVNERTGTVVLGQHVRISNCAISHGNLIVSVKNTLNVSQPPAPIVGSTGGQTTVTPDVQTEVKEQESRLVVIDETVTLGDVVQALNAVGVTPRDLVAILSALKSAGALQANLEVI, from the coding sequence ATGAAGGCCACGTCCCGTCGCCGTGCGTGGCATGGCTCGTTGGTCCTGTCTCTCCTGCTGGCGGTGTTGGCGGAGCCGGCCTCGGCGGTTCGGATCAAGGATGTGGGTTCTATTGAAGGCGTCCGCGAGAACCAGCTCATCGGCTACGGTCTCGTGGTTGGATTGGATCGGACCGGCGATCAAGTCATCGGCGGGCAATTCACCGTCCAGGCCATGATGTCGATGTTGAACAAGATGGGCATCAACCTGGTGATCGATCCCATTCAATTGCTCACCCGCAACATCGCCTCGGTGATGGTGACGGCGAAGTTGCCGCCGTTCGCGAAGCCCGGCATGGCGATTGACGCGGTTGTCTCGTCCATGGCCAATGCCAAGAGCCTGCAAGGAGGCACCCTGTTGCTGACGCCGCTCAAGGCGCCGAACCAACAGGTCTATGCCGTGGCGCAGGGTCCGATTTCGATCGGCGGCTTTCTCGGCGGGGTCGGCGGTCCGGGAGGCAGCACGGTCGTCAAGAACCATCAGGCGGCGGGAGTGGTGCCGAGCGGCGCCCTCATCGAAAAGGAAGTCGTGGTGGATCTTGATGCCTGGGACTCGGTGTCCGTGCTCCTCCGGCATGCGGACTTTACGACCGCGATCCGCGTGGCCGAGGCCATCGATGGGGTCTTCGGGCCGGGCACCGCGACTCCGGTCAATGCGGGGTTGGTGCGGGCTGCGGTGCCGGCCGATTATCGCGGCCGTGTCGCCCATTACATTGCCGCGCTGGAAGGGCAGGATGTGGTCGTCGATACGCCGGCCAAGGTGGTGGTGAACGAGCGGACCGGGACGGTCGTCCTGGGCCAGCATGTGCGGATCTCGAATTGCGCAATCTCCCACGGCAACCTGATCGTGTCCGTGAAGAACACCTTGAACGTGTCGCAGCCGCCCGCCCCGATCGTCGGATCGACCGGCGGGCAGACAACCGTGACGCCCGATGTCCAAACCGAGGTCAAGGAACAGGAATCCAGGCTTGTCGTGATCGACGAGACCGTCACCTTGGGAGATGTGGTCCAGGCACTGAATGCGGTCGGCGTCACGCCTCGGGACCTGGTGGCCATTCTATCCGCGCTCAAATCGGCGGGGGCCTTGCAAGCCAATCTTGAGGTGATTTGA
- a CDS encoding flagellar basal body L-ring protein FlgH produces MAPDSSRASFDPMRQPKPLDRRVPCAGLVWCAACLALLSACSSDSSKAPTVTVQPLPPPKTVGSLWQEENGRAYLYEDLRAMRVGDILTVKIVENHKGSKSADTTAERESTIDHSMGGTGRGYLGIPGVSLSAGGRQSLGIEASAKNKFGGKGATSRADTLTGTLSAMVMEVLPNGDLRIEGHREVTVNSERQRMVLSGHVRRVDVDTKNTVLSSAIANAKIEYSGLGVVDDVQRPGWFTRILDWIYPF; encoded by the coding sequence ATGGCTCCCGACTCGTCCCGGGCCTCGTTCGATCCCATGCGGCAACCCAAACCGCTCGACAGAAGGGTCCCCTGCGCCGGACTCGTGTGGTGCGCGGCCTGCTTGGCGCTATTGTCCGCTTGCAGTTCGGATTCGTCCAAGGCGCCGACCGTGACCGTGCAACCGTTGCCCCCTCCGAAAACCGTCGGGTCCTTGTGGCAGGAAGAGAACGGCCGCGCCTATCTCTATGAAGATCTCCGGGCGATGCGGGTGGGAGATATTTTGACTGTGAAGATCGTCGAAAACCACAAGGGATCGAAGAGCGCCGACACCACGGCCGAACGGGAATCCACGATCGATCACAGCATGGGCGGCACCGGCCGCGGATATCTCGGTATCCCCGGGGTGAGCCTGAGCGCGGGCGGACGCCAAAGCCTGGGGATCGAAGCCAGTGCCAAGAACAAGTTCGGCGGCAAGGGAGCAACCAGCCGGGCCGATACCTTGACCGGTACCCTGTCGGCGATGGTGATGGAAGTGTTGCCCAACGGCGACCTGCGGATCGAGGGTCATCGAGAAGTGACGGTCAACAGCGAACGGCAGCGGATGGTCTTGAGCGGGCACGTCCGGCGGGTGGACGTGGACACGAAAAACACCGTGCTGTCTTCCGCGATTGCCAATGCCAAGATTGAATATTCCGGGCTCGGGGTGGTGGACGATGTGCAGCGACCGGGATGGTTCACGCGGATCTTGGACTGGATCTATCCGTTCTAG
- the flgA gene encoding flagellar basal body P-ring formation chaperone FlgA: MLHDDHFRPIVLLMGAFLLICPSFGTVSASAGSGLTAAPKATSDHADKTNVGKASQGAKQSVQQVTVDQLRKAIVAHLEARFGSRVGEVEAEILDPSEPVLRPAGPLKLEVINAGGADTAGRRRFRIVPVVAGQETESLDVIADVSLYADVVAPTRMLKPEELIEPDDVGIVRVKVNGVPHHFLVNPDEAVGKSPGKVLQPQMPIRGSSLVKPFTVRKGDRVTIEARRGGLSIQATGITKAAAQLGQYVTVTNQDSGKDVRGRVAGPGLVRVEF; encoded by the coding sequence ATGCTGCACGATGACCATTTTCGACCGATTGTGCTGTTGATGGGTGCGTTCCTGTTGATCTGCCCCTCATTCGGGACCGTATCGGCCTCTGCCGGGTCCGGTCTCACGGCCGCGCCCAAAGCGACATCGGACCATGCGGACAAGACGAACGTGGGCAAGGCCTCGCAGGGGGCAAAACAGAGCGTTCAACAGGTCACGGTCGACCAGCTTCGGAAAGCCATCGTGGCCCATCTGGAGGCTCGCTTCGGCAGCCGGGTCGGAGAGGTCGAAGCGGAGATTCTGGATCCCTCCGAACCGGTCCTGCGTCCCGCCGGTCCCCTGAAATTAGAGGTAATCAATGCTGGCGGAGCGGATACGGCTGGGCGCCGCCGCTTTCGGATCGTTCCGGTGGTGGCCGGGCAGGAAACCGAATCACTCGACGTGATCGCCGACGTCTCGCTCTACGCGGACGTGGTTGCGCCGACACGAATGTTGAAGCCGGAGGAACTGATCGAGCCGGATGATGTGGGGATCGTCCGGGTCAAAGTCAACGGCGTGCCGCACCATTTTCTGGTGAATCCGGACGAGGCGGTCGGGAAGAGCCCCGGCAAGGTCCTCCAGCCGCAGATGCCCATTCGCGGATCGTCCCTGGTCAAGCCCTTCACGGTGCGCAAGGGAGACCGGGTCACGATCGAGGCCAGGCGGGGCGGGCTCTCGATTCAAGCCACGGGCATCACCAAGGCGGCGGCGCAGCTCGGGCAATATGTCACCGTGACGAATCAGGATTCGGGGAAGGACGTCCGCGGCCGCGTGGCCGGGCCAGGATTGGTCCGCGTCGAATTCTGA
- the flgG gene encoding flagellar basal-body rod protein FlgG: MIRAMWTAATGMTAQQLNVDTIAHNLANVNTNAFKRSRAEFADLLYQIQRMPGTSASSVGVFPAGIQVGAGVRPTTVAKEWQQGNMRQTGNDMDVAIDGPGFFQVSRPDGTIMYTRNGAFKRDNVGNLVTGDGDLLNPVITIPSGALKVDIGQDGTVSVLLPGVTQASQVGQIQLVRFDNPSGLVSMGNNLYLDSFASGPAIQGIPGFSTGFGLIQQGFVESSNVNLAEEMVNMIIAQRSYEINSKTIQASDEMMAIANNIRR; this comes from the coding sequence ATGATTCGCGCAATGTGGACGGCGGCGACGGGGATGACGGCGCAACAACTGAATGTCGATACGATTGCGCACAACCTGGCGAACGTGAACACGAACGCCTTCAAGCGCAGCCGGGCGGAATTCGCCGACCTGCTGTACCAAATTCAACGGATGCCCGGCACCAGCGCGTCGAGCGTCGGCGTGTTCCCGGCCGGCATCCAGGTGGGAGCGGGCGTCCGGCCTACGACCGTCGCGAAGGAATGGCAACAGGGCAATATGCGCCAAACCGGGAACGACATGGATGTCGCGATCGACGGGCCAGGGTTCTTCCAGGTGTCCCGTCCTGACGGCACGATCATGTACACCCGCAACGGGGCCTTCAAGCGGGACAACGTCGGCAACCTGGTGACGGGAGACGGCGATCTTCTGAATCCCGTCATCACGATTCCCTCCGGCGCCTTGAAGGTGGATATCGGCCAGGACGGCACGGTCTCGGTGTTGTTGCCGGGCGTCACGCAAGCGTCGCAGGTCGGGCAGATTCAGCTCGTGCGGTTCGACAATCCGTCCGGCCTGGTCTCAATGGGCAACAACCTCTACCTGGACAGTTTCGCGTCCGGACCGGCCATTCAGGGGATTCCGGGATTCTCGACCGGATTCGGGTTGATCCAGCAGGGATTCGTGGAAAGCTCGAACGTCAACCTGGCCGAAGAGATGGTCAACATGATCATCGCGCAGCGGAGTTATGAGATCAACTCGAAGACGATTCAAGCCTCGGACGAGATGATGGCGATCGCCAACAACATCCGGCGGTAA
- a CDS encoding flagellar hook-basal body protein — translation MNRGIYPILSGALAQEQRTQVFAHNIANVNTKGFKQEEPLFQALLPHRRLTGSPDSHARLVSGMPPPIFGAAERVFVGPHGNHTQFDSGRLRTTGNPFDLAIDGPGFFEVRAPEGLRYTRNGVFHLDEKRRLVTQAGLPVMGTKGELKLPPGEVVIDGRGTISVGGHPVGTVKVVEFPEQQMPRKVAESLFAGEGGTVQKNSTVMSAAVEESNVNPLDEMVKLIQGMRSYESAQKMIQTIDRMAELAVNELGRVQA, via the coding sequence ATGAATCGAGGCATCTATCCGATCCTGTCCGGAGCACTGGCGCAGGAGCAACGGACTCAAGTCTTCGCCCACAACATCGCCAACGTGAATACCAAGGGGTTCAAGCAGGAAGAACCGCTGTTTCAGGCCCTGCTGCCTCATCGCCGGCTTACCGGTTCGCCAGATTCTCACGCCCGTCTGGTCTCCGGAATGCCGCCGCCGATCTTCGGAGCGGCCGAGCGGGTCTTCGTCGGACCGCACGGGAACCATACGCAGTTTGATTCAGGGCGGTTGCGAACGACGGGCAATCCCTTCGACTTGGCGATCGACGGGCCGGGATTCTTCGAAGTCCGCGCGCCGGAGGGGCTGCGCTATACCAGGAACGGGGTGTTTCACCTGGATGAGAAACGGCGGTTGGTGACGCAGGCCGGCCTTCCGGTCATGGGCACGAAGGGCGAATTGAAACTGCCGCCCGGCGAGGTCGTGATCGACGGGCGGGGTACCATCTCCGTCGGCGGCCATCCGGTCGGAACCGTGAAGGTCGTGGAGTTTCCTGAGCAGCAGATGCCGCGCAAGGTGGCGGAGAGCCTCTTCGCGGGGGAGGGTGGCACCGTGCAGAAGAATTCCACCGTCATGAGCGCGGCGGTGGAAGAGTCCAACGTGAATCCGCTCGATGAAATGGTAAAGCTGATTCAGGGGATGCGCTCGTACGAGTCCGCGCAAAAGATGATTCAAACGATCGACCGGATGGCCGAACTGGCGGTCAACGAACTCGGCCGAGTACAGGCCTAG
- a CDS encoding sigma-70 family RNA polymerase sigma factor — translation MKHEHAAPLGRTRAIPKVMGSPMTSDRERVIQEFAPLIRVMAHRLAFRLPAYMDVEDLISVGVIGLMDAMTKYDPTREANFKTYAEFRIRGAMLDEIRSMDWIPRSVHERITLLHKTETELTRRYGRSPTEEELASALQMSAGELSDFLTQAQGAIVMSLEDLAVQDSDGDKILRMLVDTQHPDPLSHVVAEDVRRALERAIEELPEKERLVLTLYYCEELTMKEIGGILSITESRVCQIHAKTILRLKAKLQMLQS, via the coding sequence ATGAAACACGAGCACGCGGCGCCTCTGGGGCGGACGAGGGCGATCCCCAAGGTAATGGGATCCCCGATGACCTCGGATCGGGAGCGCGTCATTCAGGAGTTCGCTCCCCTGATCAGGGTCATGGCCCATCGGCTGGCCTTTCGCCTGCCGGCCTACATGGACGTCGAGGACCTGATCTCGGTCGGCGTGATCGGGCTGATGGACGCGATGACCAAATACGATCCAACCCGCGAGGCGAACTTCAAGACCTATGCGGAGTTTCGGATTCGAGGGGCGATGCTGGACGAGATCCGATCGATGGACTGGATTCCGCGGTCCGTTCACGAGCGCATCACGCTCTTGCACAAGACCGAGACGGAGTTGACGCGCCGGTACGGCCGGTCGCCGACCGAGGAGGAACTGGCCTCGGCGCTGCAGATGTCCGCCGGCGAGTTGTCCGACTTCCTGACCCAGGCGCAGGGCGCCATCGTCATGAGCTTGGAGGATCTGGCGGTGCAGGATTCGGATGGGGACAAGATCCTCCGCATGCTGGTGGATACGCAGCACCCCGATCCACTCTCCCACGTCGTGGCCGAGGATGTCCGCCGCGCCCTGGAACGGGCGATCGAGGAGCTACCCGAGAAGGAGCGGCTGGTGCTTACGCTTTATTATTGCGAAGAGCTGACCATGAAGGAGATCGGCGGGATTCTGTCGATCACGGAATCGCGCGTCTGCCAGATCCATGCGAAAACGATCCTCCGCCTGAAGGCCAAGCTCCAAATGCTCCAGAGCTGA